The genomic interval GATGGATACATCGATGCTTCATGGATCGTGAAATACTACAACAATAAAAACAATCCTAAGCAGGTTATGGGGAGTAGTATAAAAAGCCCATTACCAGCTATCACAACGGTTGATCATAATGCTTTAGCTACTGTGACATTCGCACCGTTTATCTCCAACTATTTTGGAGAGAGGCAAAAAGATGGTCAAAAAATTGCGGATGGAAGAGGTACATTTTTTACTGCTCCGATTACAACCATCACAAGTGGAGGCATGAGACATTCCATTGTATCTCCTTTGCTAATTGCCATTGATAATAAAAGCTCTAAAGGCTCAAATTGGAGTTCTTTAGCGCCCGTAACAACAATCACAACTGAAAATCGACACGCACTTATTGAAGCGAGTTTCTTGAGTGTATATTACGGTACTCCTAATGAAATCGGACAGCATCTTTGCAGACCTACTCGAACAATTACAACAAAAGACCGTTTCTCAAAAGTAGATGTTGTGTTTGATAAAGCCTCGAATGCCTCATGGGATAAAGCAACCATGAAGAAAATTGAAGCGGTGCGTGATTTTCTAGCTGAGTACACTGACATCAACGATGAAGAAATGCGTATGGGTATTGTCACCATCAATGGGATGAAGTACCAAATGGTTGATATTAAACTTCGTATGCTCTCTGCTCGTGAGCTTTATTGCGCGCAAGGTTTTAAAAAGTCATATATCATTGATCACGCACTCAATAAAAAAGTACTCTCAAAAGAGCAACAGGTAAAAATGTGCGGTAACAGTGTATCTCCAATTCATGCGCAAGCCGTCGTATCTGCGAATTACTATGTGATTGTTGAAAATAGAGAGGTCGCCTAAATGACACAGCTCATCAAAGGCGATTGCTTGGATGTTATGTCATCACTTGCCGATAAGTCAAAACGTTTTGTAATGCTTCTTGGCATCAGCCGTTTTTAGAGATGGCTGAGAATTTTTAACAGTAAAAAACTATATTTAAAAGGGAGAAATATTATGTTTACAAGATTCAAAAAGTTCATCTCAGAACTTAGTTTTGAGAATGTGTCAGGGATTTATGGATTAACTGTTTTTTATGCTCTTATTATGTGGACATTATCAAATAAGCTACAAGAAAGAAAAGATGATATTCATGCAATGTTAGGTTATACCTTATGGCTGAGTGACGCTTCTCATTATTTCTTTGAGCGATTTTGGAGCTACATTCCACTTTTTGTTTTTACCGTATCGGTATTAGGTATTGTCAAAACGCTTATCTCTGGGAAATGCTCTATCCTGAAAGGGCTAAGTTTTGGCGATCTAGTCTTTATCAATTTAATGATTGCCACGGTCTTTCTCGTCCCATTTGCTATTGAAGGAACTGTATTTATAGCTGTCTTAGTGACAATAATTCTAACGATACTAAAAGCATTTAGTGCAATGATTACTCGTTTCGATAGTACATGTGCGATCAAAAAAGAGGAAGAGCCAAGCTCCTCAGAACACTAAAGAAGAAATGCTATAATTTGACTTGATTAATGGAGGAAATAATGAAACAACTAAAATGGCTATTTATTGTCGCTCTAACGGCTATCGGTGCTTTTGCAATCGTTTACGTGGTTGATAAAGCAGCATTTGCAAACTTCGGCTCAATACGTCCTGTAAAAGACGCATCTAAATTCTTTAAAAACCTTGATGCACTATCCGCTTCTTGCAAGGCTGAGAACAAATCTTTAGTTCTTGTTATTCATTCCTACGATGATGGTAGAGCGCAAGCTCGCTGCTCTGACCAACTCTTTGCTCAGACGTGGGACGTTTCAATGTTTTTACCTTAACAAGGAGTGATATAATGATGAATGCTAATAAGCCTGCTTTGCTAACCTATGGCGTAGGTTCTCTGGTCACTTTTATCATCTCATTTATCTTTTACTTAAAAATTGAAGCGCTTGAATATGCCTCGATTCTTGAAAAAATATCATTTGCGATACCAGGGATCATTTGTTTTGCAATTGGAGCATTTTTTCTAATATGCTTTGTTAATTTGCTTTTTAAGACTCTTATCCCAAGAAAAGAAGAAAAAGATGATGATGACAATGAATGAGTTTGAATGCTGATTTTAACTGAGATTGGCTATGCTCTTGATACCCATGATGAACAACTAATTGCGTACACATTGGATCAAAAAAACTACCCTATTCTTTCTGAGCCTATACTCATTAGTTCACTCAGCAATAGCCAAATTATTTCTAAGTTTGGAGCATTTACAATGTCTCTAGTACCACAATCAAATCATATCTGTCATGTGTGTGGGGTAAGCTACCCAACAAAAAGCGGACGTTCCAATACATGTTCCGACTCATGTAGAACACAAAAAAGCCGCATTAAGAAAGATCTTTGTACGATCGGAGTTGATGATCTTTTCATGAATGAATTTAGGTTACATGTAAAAAACCTTGATGCTGATAACTTTACATTTTCTTCGAGTTATTTACTTGAAAACATGCGAGGATTTGAGGAGATAGTCAAGAAGCTATCTCCAAAAACTTTGAAGTATTTGATATTGTCGAATCAGTAGAAATTATTTAAAATACGAATCTACGCATTCAGATATCATTTTATTTTCTAGCTCACTCGTTTTCACAAAATTTTTATTTTCTTCTTTAACACACTGAGTACAAGCATTTTTAACTTTTGCTTTATCTCCACCAAAAATTGATTTTTGTGTTCCTACAATAGCAGAGCCACATGCTCCACCATGTGTTTTAGCATAAAATTCCTCTTCTTGCGTAAGCGCAAAAAGAGACATACTTAATGCAACTAATATGATAATTTTCTTCATTTATTTAGCTTCTTTAGTATTCTCAAGAACTTTTTGAGCAATAAAAACAAATGTTTGATCCGACATAATACGAATCATTTGGCTAGATTGTTTTAGAACAACGTAATGTTCACCAGTATTATTTGTTGTTAAACAGGAGATATCGTCGATTCTAAAAACGTTGGATGTAACATTGTTATTGCTAACGATAAATAGATTGTTTTTTTGAAAAGAAATTCCTTCATTTGCGAATAGTGAGCCTACTAACAAAAGAGATGCTAAAACGATTTTTTTCATAAATGCTCCTTATGGTTGATTGAAATGATATTGTAGTATAAAAAATAATTTAAAAAAAGAGCTAAATATTACTTTGTGCAAATAATCGCAACATTCCTAGATAACTACAAAGTAATCAAGGGTTGATACCCTATTGTTAACAATAAAATGTTTATTTATTTCGTTTCTAAATACTTTTGAAGCGCTGCGTCACTATCTTTACAGTTTGCTGCCCTTAATGCATGAATAAATCTAACATAATCTGCCCGTTTTGCTGTAGGCATATGGTCATTGGATGTTAAAGTTTTTTGTTTTAAGGCAAATGCGCTTGCAAATTCATTTGATGCGGTAATGGCTTTCATATCTTCATTGGTAAAATTTGACAAATCATTTGAACAAGTTTTGATTGAATAAATATCTAGCGCTGTTGAAGCTGAATCAAGCATTATAAGAGCTCCATTTGCAATTGGTAGATAACTTGGATCTTCAATTTTAATTGATGTTTTATAAACAATTTCTTCTTGCAGGCGCTTCATGGATGGCCCAAGATGAGTTATCAATATAACCTTATCTGTAAATGTTGCTTCTCCATTAATATGTCTTTCTTCTGCCGCCACAAGATCTTTCAATTCTTGCATTGGATCAATTGAAGCTCTACTTACTTCTGAAGCATTTAGCTCCAGAACACTAAAAATGGTTACGATGAATAAAATAGATTTTTTCATATTAAGCCCCCTTGGTTCTCTTTTTTCTATAGTAGTTTTTCATTACTGACTTAAAAAATATCCACAAAAATTTTATGTAAAAATACATAAAAGCAATAAAACTTAAAATTCCAAATAGTGCATATAGTGATCTTTTTGCTAAATTTACAGTTAGATCAGGATTTATTAATTCCAAATTATGCAAACTTGTAGCTGTCCAATCAAATGCTAAGTAGAACAATAATGCTGCAACACCGTAGGTTATGATTAACATTGTACGAATTTTCATCTCTTTGCTCCTCAATTGTTCAACTCACATGCTTTTTAAATCTTACAATTCTAATATTATGCTCATTAAAACCATCGAGAATTTCGACATCTTTCCGCATCGAAATATGAAGATGTAATTGAAATGCACAGGCTTGTTTTATTTCTTCATCTTCATCTATTTGCTTCAGCTCTTCTCTCGCTAAGATATATTTGTAAATGTCATCTTGTGGTTTTTCGGCAAGAACTATCTCCAAAAGCTCATTAAGCTTCTCGTGATAAGCTTTTTCATCTTTAATATCCATTGCTTTTCCCTTTCAATCAGTTATTTGGTGTTGCGTTTAATAAAATAACTCATTTTTATCAAAGGGAAGAATAATGCCATTTTGTTTTCTAAAAATATACCCTTTGCTATCATCTTCAATTCTCTTATTAAGTGCAATCTCTTGTATGCCAGAACTAAATACTGCCTCATTTAATTCTTCTAGTGCTTGCATAGCAGCACTTAGTTCTGTGTATGCACCTTCAACTGGAACGTTATCTGGCCATTTGATTCGTAAAAGGTAAATTTTTGGTTCTTGTAATTTATCTTTGTTTAGCATGCTAAGCCTTTTCAGTAACACGTATATTAATCAATTTTTCCATACATGATTTGTCCGCCAACATATTTGCCATTAATGACTTTTGGAGCAATAAAAACAGCTTTATAATCTTTAAGCCCACTGTCTTTTAAAAAGCGTACCGATGCTTCGAGTGTCGCTTCTTGATTTGTGCTGATATCTGCATCTTTGAAAATAGATGAACTCGCTTCATTTGTCGTTTTTGTTGTTAAGACATCAATTGAATTTTTTTTGAAATATTCAATCGCTTGTTTAATTTTTACTATAAGCTGATCTTGTTTCGCTTGATCGTTGTTCTGAACACACTCAGATCTATAATACATTGGTTCAGATACATCGCTAGGGCAACCAAGACTTGTCGTTTGAGAAAAAACGAAGATTGTGTGATTGATAGCATCAATGTTGCGTTGTGTAACCTCAAGCTGTTTTGGAACCTGATCACTGGCCATTAAACAAACACCCAAAGTGATAAACATAAATACTTTTTTCATAATCTTCTCCAAAAATTGAATTTCAATCAGCCCTGCCAGTGCAGAGCTTGTTGAAGTCAATCAGTAACGCTGCATTAAACAGCTTCGTTTAATACGAGCGTGGCTCATATTTTGCAAAAAAATCCGCACTAGAAAGAATATGGTGACTTCCCCACAAATGTTCAAATACAACGCACTCAGTAAAACTGTAAATAGCTTTATCTTCAGAAATCAGATTCATCTCACCGACGAACAAAGGTTTCACAATCTCGCCCTCTTTACTAATGTACTGTTTATCTTTACATAAAAGCGTGGAGACGCTATTTGTGTTAGAAAAATCTGTTTTAGGTTTATTTTTTAGCTCTACCGTTTTAGGATCAACTAGATATTGTATGCCATATTCTCTATCGACGATACAACCGCCCTCGTTTGGATTATCAAGTGTGTATTCAGGTACATAAGCACCGAAAACTAATTCGCCATTGTCGAGACGTTTTGCGCTACATTCAAAGAATTTATAGTCTATCATTTTCAACTCCTCATAGTAACGCTGTGTTAAACAGCTTGTTTTTTTGTAACCAAAGACACTACTAAAGCTATAATGCTCCCTATTAGGAATAGCATACCAATCACTAAAAGGACTTTTGATATTTTGATATACAACTCTTGTTGTTCTGTTGATAAAAACATATCAGAAGTCAATATAGGCAAAAGATAACTCACTCCAATATTAAAAATCCCAAATAGAGCTACTTTTGCTTTAAGTGTTTGCAAAGCTTCATATCTTTGAATAAAACTCAATGCTAGTTGCGTGATGCCTACCATACAAATTACACCTCCGATAAAAAATACAAATCCCATTTTATCGCTCCTCGTTCAGTTATTTGGCTGTGGCACTTTGTCACAAAAGTGAGTGCTCGCTTGTGTATTGAGATCAATGTAAACAATAAAGTTTCCCTTTTCATCTCGTTGCCAAGAAAAATTTTCGCAATACTTTTGAAAGATGAAGTTGTCGTAAAGATTTACTCTATCCCACCTAGCTCTACTCTTTTCAATGAAATCATACAACCCATTATCCATGATTAAAAATCCTAGCACCATTCCAATAGGATAAAGCCACATGTATCGATATTCGCTAAGTTCACCCTTTAGCTCTTTATTCTCATTCTCTAATTGCTCTTTTGTTGCCCTCTTCTGCTCCTCAAATAGTAGCGCTGTATTGCTACGCTTCGTTTTCTTTGTTTTTTTCCATCAAATCAGCTATTCTTTTTAACTGAGGTGTGACTGCATAATATAAAACTCCCGCAACGATTAATAAGCCAAAATAAATTAACATACTACTTATCATATCCATCTTTAAGCCTTTTCAGTATTCACGGGTTTAAATTCAAATCAGCCGGTCTCGCATCCCAACGTAATTTTGTATTTTCTTTTAAATCAGGATCAATTTCTAAACATAATTTATCACCTAATTTTTGAATTTCATGAGAAATATTTAGATTTTGGTCTCTTTCAATACAACGCAGTGCATTTACAAATCCAACCACATATTTTTCTAACATTAAGGCAGCCAATCTCGGTGTCTCTGCGCCACGTTTAACATCGGAAAATCTCCCCTTTGCATACTCCTTCACTTCATTAATGCATCGGTATAAAATAATTTCGCTATCCATTTTTTCAGATTCCTTGTGGATTGTTCCAATCGCCCCATCAACAGTTTTGGTTTTAATCTCATCTTGCATCTCTCGCTCCTTTTTCAGTAAATATATATTGCTACGCGATATTTTTGCTTTCTTTTACAAACCCGCACCATGTGCAAGTTTTAACATTACCGTGTTCAATCCAGCGCGTATTGCCTCTAAAATGCTCTTCGTGCTCAGGATCTATTGCACATCTACCATCTTTGGCGTAGTTATCCCAAAAACCTTGAATCTCTTGATAGTCTTTCACACTACTAGGCTGATATGCCCCTGTACATTCTTTCTTTCCGTTGCATAAAACTCCCATAAGGTTTGATCCATAAAACCAACCATCATCATCGAAAAAGCCGATAAATCTAGCACCGTCATTATTGATAAACACTTTTGTCTCAAACTCTCGTTCCCTAAAGTTCTCTTTGAGCCATTTATGCAAATTCGGACTAAATTTGTCACCGTGCTTTGGTGAGATTAGTTGTAAAGTTTTTTTGGTTAATCCATCCATGTTTCAGCTCCTCACAGTAATGCTGTTAATCATTTGATTTGATTTCGTTCAGCCCAAACACAAAAGCAAATAACAATATAAATAAAAATTAGAACTCCGAAAATTACATTTACAGGATGCAATCCGCTTAATTCAAATTTGTTAGCAATTCCAAGAAAGTAAAAAAAACAATTACCTGTAAACCACATTGCTTCAGGGATTGTCTCATTAATAATTGGTATTTCAAAGTGTATACCCATCAACACTAAAATAAAAACGGCGATCCCTGCATATATGTTAAAAATCTTTTTCATCTCTAGTCCTTGTTCAGTAATTTGGTCTTTTATCGTCAGATCTTTTTTGATTTTTGATAACAAAAACAAAGGAGACTAAGAGCGACACAAAGAAAACGTACCCATCAGATGCCTCAAAAGAAATTAATACTTCTTTCAATTTAGCAACAAAGAGGATCACAACCGTTGATCCAACAACTAAGCCGAGGGCATTCAAGGCATTTTTAATTTTTTCATTAAACAAATTTGCAATGGAAGAACCCCATGTGAGTCCTAGCATAAACATAATTAGTGTTGATAGCATATTTAAACCCTTTCAATCAGTAACGACGTGTTAAGCCACGTCTTTTTTGTCTTTCTTCCACTCTACAAAATCAGCCCATACATACGCAACCATACCGATACACACGATAAGCAACCCAAGTATTGCCAAAATCGCTGTAAAACCTTTATTTTCAGATGGAGAGGTCAAAAATCCAATCATTATAACAGCACAAGCGCACGCAAAAATTGTACAAATTTTTATTACTCTTTTTGTATCCAAATAGGTGATAAATGGATTTTCATTTTCTGCCATCTCTTTCTCCCTCGTTCAGTAATTTGGTTAAACACACATGTGACGTTGCATTAATACATGAGTTGCGGTACGTTCACGTCCTGTCACATAATCCAATAAATGCTCTGCTTCATTATCCGTAACTTCTTCGTATGCTTTCTCGTTACTAATTCCATAATGGTTAGCAATATTCGCCAAAACCTTGGCTTTTGTTTCACCGTCGATAGCATCAAGAAAAAGTTTATTTTTTTGTGCATTTGTTAAGTCTTTCTTAATATCAACTCCGTGCGCTACCATGCCGTCCGTCCTTATTGTTCTCTTAGCATAATTATAGCCCAATCACTCCATAAAAGTCAAGTGATTATCTTTTATTTGACGATATTCATATATTATTTAGCCGAAATCCTCATCTAAAAATACATCGCTGATAACTGCATACTTCTTAGCATGGAAACCAATCATCTTTTCTGTATCTGCACGGTTCTTATGCCCCATAATTGCTTGAATAGCTGATAAGTGAAAATGCTTACCGTCCTTTCTATGGTTATAAAGGTACAGGGCAAGGCTTACCCTTAGTAAGGTCGCGTTCATCTCCCTGCGTTCGATTTTGGCATACTTTAGCATGGTTTTAACAAGCTCATTCACCTGTGTGGTATTCAGCATTTCATCTTTATTCGTAGGCGCATAGAAAAGGTAGCCGTTTTCGTTCTCTTCTTTAAGTTCAAGATACCTATTGAGGTACTTGATAAGTTTGTTGCGAGGTAGCTCAATATCAATAGTACGACCAATGCTTTTTGATATGCAAATGCTCTTCTTATCCACGATCAGGCTCTTACCTAATTTCAAGCTCACAAGCTCTTTAGGTGTGATCCCCGAATAGAGCATAATCCGACAAATAAGAACGGTTCTGCACTTATCAAATTCATTCTTGAATTTCGCATACTGCGGAAGCATTTTAGAGAAGCGTGCGAACTCTTCATCGTCCATCGCATCGTGTTCTTTCGGTTTTGGCTTTTTGAGTCTCGCTCCCTCATATTCAATGCTGAATTTAAAGCCGTCTGTATTGGTATTTTCAATATACGTCAACAGCTCCAACACACAATCGAGATAACTCTTTTTAGAGCTATCTGCAAGCTCTAAACTATTTGCAAAACTGTAAATCACATCATCGTTAAATTCCGTTATTTCGGAAGCGTTTTCGAGTGCAAAAGGATAAAATTTAGAAACACTATTTAAGATCAACGAAATAGATTGCAACCCATGCTGTCTAAGCTCTTTACATGTAGATTGCACTTTTGAAAGATCGTTTGCATTGAGCAGGAGATCACGGTACAGGATAATATCATCAACGGTGTTCTCTTTAGAGATTTTAAATAGCTCCATCACTTTGTGAGCCAAGTATGCTTTTACCCAATGTAATAGGTTTTCTTGGTAGGTTTTGAATGGTTTTAAGGGATTATTTTTCATGCTTCTCAATCTTTTTTAGTGTACTTAAGTCAAGTCGTGCAGTGCATCCAAGCACTACGCTCCATCCATCTTTCTTATTATACTTATCTTTCCGAAAAGTATAATAATTTGCTGTTTCATTCACTCGTAATTCATATTCTTTGCCTTGCCATATCATTGTACATGTATGGGTAACTTTACGCTTGTTTTTCATGATTTTGTAGCTCTTTTTTAACTTTGTGTTCTTCAAACATCTTAAGCATTTTAGCCTTAACGGACAGTTCTTTTTTGCGCTTTAGTACGGGTGGAATGAACTCTTTAATTGCGAGGTCTTTTAACCAAGGCTCATTTAACCCATGTACATATTTACTACTGAAATACGAATCCGATTCATTTGCCTTATTGCCTCTTGCAATACTCATCACATTACTAGCGCCTTGCAGTAACATATCTCTACGCCAAATAAATTCTTTATAATGCCGACGTCGCCAAATATTGATCGTAAATTGACGGGAGTTTTTGCCAAGAAGATTAGAAGCTACTTCGGACAACGCTTCAACCCCACCTCTTAAACTCTTTATCCAAGAGCTTGCTCCTTTATAAGCAGAGAACTGTTCTTGAAACTCCGTAGTCCAAATATGCCCAATGACAGTTTTATCTTGTTTTAGTGGTTTTGACTTCTTTATAATATTGATTTTGCCTTTGCTGTCGAACGTAATAATTCCTACATGTAAAGGGATATTTTCGGGTATATGTTTGCTTTCAAAAAGTGCGAGCCAAACTTCATCAGCGAATAATGAACTGCTTTCAAGTTGTCTTTGTACACGAACAAATGAATCTGTTTCGGCTTTTATCTCAACAAAAATCATTTTTTTCTTATCAAAAACGGCTAAATCAACTATGGAATTTTTACCCCATACCCCACCAATGCCGAACTCAGGTACAATGATTGCGTCAGGGTATCGTTTATTTAACCATTGGAATACAACACTTTTTGCATCAGATGCACGAAAAGCGTTTGTATTCGGCTGTTTTCTTTTATGAAATGTGATAATTGTTTTCGGGTGCATCTCTTCAATCAATTCATACGTAGAAAAATGGGGTGGTAGAATTGGCATATCAGTGTATTTTAGAGCACTTGCCACTTCATCTTTTAGTGTTCTGCCTCTAAAATCTCCATTGTAATGAGTGTGCCACCCCTGTGTTCCTATAATTTTAAACTCAAAATGCCCACTGGCGTAGTTGTCCAATTCGCTTTTAAGCTTTCTCCATGCGTGCCATCCCGTCTTTACTTCTTTACGGTGGTATGGGTCAACATTATGTGTAGTGAGTTCACCATCTAACAACCAAAATTGCTGACCAGTTTTAGCATAGCCATCTCTTGCAGAACGTCCATTTACAAACCACACCACATATCCATCATTTAAAAGATTTTCGAGCATCCAAGGAAGCTTAAATTTTGCTTCATCATCTTCCCAACCGTCGGGATACATACGTTTATTCATGTAATTTCTCATTCGCTGTTTTTAAATTCCTAGTCCACTCGATAGTTTCCAATTCAAAAACGAAAAAATCGCCTTTGCCTAGTGGCGTTTCAATGCCTCGCTTTAATTCAATGCTTTTGCATTTAACCATCATAGTAGGAACGTCACGACCATAGCCATTTTTAAACTCAATGAAGTAATAAGGGAATGGGATAAACTCAACTACATCGTGAAAGTCCTCAAAAACTGTACTCCCAATACCGCACAATCTCTTAACCCAATAAGGTTTCACTTCTCGGTACTCTTCTTTCTTTGTGCCGTTAAGGATCTGATTAAAATATTCACGCTTGAGCGTTAAAGGTAAGACATTACTCATTGCATGTTTCCTCTCTACTTGAATCAAACAAATCGCCACCATACTGTTTTTTGCTGTGTTCGTCTTTATTGGCTACTGCCGTATTGTATCCGTGTTTGATTGAATCATAATGATTAATCCAGTATTGCTCTCTTTGATTGATATAGGTGCGTTTATCTTGATAGCTGATACCGTTTGCTGTTAGCTCTTTATGTGTGATGATCTCAATTACCTCAAAAAGCCAATCAGAAATTTCACTTTTACAGATCGCCTCATGGAACATAGAACCGCTTCTAGGCGAAGCGAAGTGTTGATACCATCTAAAGGTCGCATATTGTGTCGTTTGTCCAATATAGACCATTTGTGTGTGTTTATTGGTGATTTTATAGATACATGGATTGTGAATGCCATTGTTCTCAATCATCGTCTTGTAAATTCTTTCCTCTTCTCTTAACTGATTGTTTCTGTCTCGTGCAATATCGGTACACTCCGTAGAGCAACAACTCGAAGCACCTCTTTCGTGTCGATTGTTTTTTTCAACCAAAGTGTACTCTGCTCCGCATATCTCACATGAGCGTTTGCTGTTCCAATGTTCGTCCCAGTATTCATCAGGTGGATAGAGCTTTAAGAGGTAATCGTTTTTAATGCCAATATCCTCTACTTTGCCACTGGTCATAGTCATTTTAGCGTTAAACTCTTTTTCAAGTAGATCTCTTGCCTCTTTTTTTGAATTGGCTTCGATATACCCTATTTCAAAATCTGCCCATGACCATTGCTTACCATCAGATGATGAGTATTCAGGAATTTTCAATCTATAAAAGAATCTTGTTTTTTGAGAGGGCACTATGGTCGCTAAGAAAGGATTGTCAATAAGTCTGCATGTGTACTTGACAATGTATTTATGACTGTACAATGTT from Sulfurospirillum multivorans DSM 12446 carries:
- a CDS encoding tyrosine-type recombinase/integrase, translating into MKNNPLKPFKTYQENLLHWVKAYLAHKVMELFKISKENTVDDIILYRDLLLNANDLSKVQSTCKELRQHGLQSISLILNSVSKFYPFALENASEITEFNDDVIYSFANSLELADSSKKSYLDCVLELLTYIENTNTDGFKFSIEYEGARLKKPKPKEHDAMDDEEFARFSKMLPQYAKFKNEFDKCRTVLICRIMLYSGITPKELVSLKLGKSLIVDKKSICISKSIGRTIDIELPRNKLIKYLNRYLELKEENENGYLFYAPTNKDEMLNTTQVNELVKTMLKYAKIERREMNATLLRVSLALYLYNHRKDGKHFHLSAIQAIMGHKNRADTEKMIGFHAKKYAVISDVFLDEDFG
- a CDS encoding GIY-YIG nuclease family protein, producing MIYDLKSVQFDTEEQLNNLLTSKEITLTQEIKSIPNQILNLRLAIQDKCSHLRDNNPFNEVVGYQIRYEFETGITGTWRFQHRYGIALKKNIVSNYGTNEILYIKEPFIVDEKDVVHYRFNSNQQDIKHTNQRFMKQDQARYFVQIKDVVIEKLENFYLDNVNFIVDENKDSSYALSFKSEEEIREEPQKIKQTLYSHKYIVKYTCRLIDNPFLATIVPSQKTRFFYRLKIPEYSSSDGKQWSWADFEIGYIEANSKKEARDLLEKEFNAKMTMTSGKVEDIGIKNDYLLKLYPPDEYWDEHWNSKRSCEICGAEYTLVEKNNRHERGASSCCSTECTDIARDRNNQLREEERIYKTMIENNGIHNPCIYKITNKHTQMVYIGQTTQYATFRWYQHFASPRSGSMFHEAICKSEISDWLFEVIEIITHKELTANGISYQDKRTYINQREQYWINHYDSIKHGYNTAVANKDEHSKKQYGGDLFDSSREETCNE